Proteins from a genomic interval of Papaver somniferum cultivar HN1 chromosome 4, ASM357369v1, whole genome shotgun sequence:
- the LOC113273396 gene encoding uncharacterized protein LOC113273396, translating into MVKNSDDENEVQWISKEAQIRHEKMLELYQQVQQGIAEGSQPHEELDIFNEVIGAKRYKRQRGSSASSSNGVVNEFRDLIETLNEKIKSQEDQILKYQDEIKEMKDENQKMKDDNAAFKEYMFSRLGFMFSRLGFAPAMLNNLPIPPQEHN; encoded by the exons ATGGTAAAAAATTCCGATGATGAAAACGAGGTGCAGTGGATAAGTAAGGAAGCCCAAATAAGACAT GAGAAGATGCTTGAGCTGTATCAACAAGTTCAACAAGGAATTGCAGAGGGATCTCAACCACATGAAGAGTTAGATATTTTTAATGAAGTGATTGGTGCTAAAAGATACAAAAGACAACGTGGTTCTTCGGCTTCATCTTCTAATGGAGTGGTGAATGAGTTTCGTGATTTGATTGAGACATTAAATGAAAAGATTAAAAGCCAGGAGGACCAGATTTTGAAATATCAAGATGAAATCAAGGAAATGAAAGATGAGAATCAGAAAATGAAGGATGACAATGCTGCGTTCAAGGAATATATGTTTAGTCGACTCGGTTTTATGTTTAGTCGACTCGGTTTTGCTCCGGCTATGCTTAATAACCTTCCCATTCCACCACAGGAGCACAATTAA
- the LOC113273395 gene encoding uncharacterized protein LOC113273395 isoform X2, translating into MDNQYINENNVENIDEETSPPKQGDGKRTVIGMGNKMLGFMRKCVNTISDLMESSLRATFLEDRRSAIRPEAWTNMKIELFRPFDIYSVTLSLKRVKQVKTKLGATVNDVITGLLSYIIHLYTLRKTMVDHNVGDGLTPDFINCGTYTKMTLLVMSNMRVFDGFTNIEDMIRAVAWGNRSRAMFAELPTFINAEKVNPVDFIIKAKEIMDKKKNSMLFYFIDKVLNIAFRIQGQKGMDEMIYSSFRNTSTSISSVIGPKEKIAICNQPVNSVYFFVSGIPQSLTFTSVSCMEQLNLVVKMEKGFIDSKLFGSCMDEAFDNIFQAAFEDNQDKDD; encoded by the exons AAACAAGGTGATGGTAAGCGAACCGTAATAGGGATGGGGAACAAAATGTTGGGATTTATGCGTAAGTGTGTCAACACAATTTCCGATCTCATGGAGAGTTCACTGAGGGCAACATTTTTAGAAGATCGGCGATCTGCAATACGTCCAGAGGCATGGACAAATATGAAGATTGAGTTATTTAGACCTTTTGATATCTACTCGGTAACATTATCACTAAAAAGAGTCAAGCAAGTTAAAACCAAGCTTGGAGCG ACTGTAAATGATGTGATCACCGGACTGCTATCGTATATTATTCACTTGTACACACTGAGGAAAACAATGGTGGATCACAATGTTGGAGATGGCTTGACGCCGGACTTTATTAATTGTGGCACATATACTAAGATGACCTTGCTGGTCATGTCCAACATGAGAGTATTTGACGGCTTTACCAACATCGAAGATATGATAAGGGCAGTCGCATGGGGCAACCGATCGCGAGCCATGTTCGCGGAGTTACCGACATTTATCAATGCTGAGAAAGTCAACCCCGTTGATTTCATTataaaagcaaaagaaataaTGGACAAAAAGAAAAATTCTATGCTGTTTTACTTTATTGATAAAGTTCTAAATATTGCATTCCGGATTCAGGGTCAAAAG GGGATGGATGAAATGATATATTCAAGCTTTAGGAATACTAGCACATCAATATCGAGTGTAATAGGCCCAAAAGAAAAAATCGCTATCTGTAATCAGCCTGTAAATAGTGTTTACTTCTTTGTGTCAGGTATACCTCAG AGCTTAACGTTTACATCAGTGAGCTGCATGGAGCAGTTGAATCTTGTGGTAAAAATGGAAAAGGGATTTATTGATTCAAAACTTTTTGGTTCTTGTATGGATGAAGCCTTTGATAATATTTTCCAAGCAGCTTTCGAAGACAACCAAGACAAAGACGACTAA